The nucleotide sequence ACCCCCAGGCCTTCCTCCCCGACCTGGCATCAAGCCTCACCAACCTGGGCGCCGGGCTCTCCGGGTTGGGCCGGCGGGAGGAGGCCCTGCAGGTCATCCAGGAAGCGGTGGAACNNNNNNNNNNNNNNNNNNNNNNNNNNNNNNNNNNNNNNNNNNNNNNNNNNNNNNNNNGCCCATACCTGGCCGGGAGCCTCCACAACCTGGGCGCGAGGCTCTCCGAGTTGGGCCGGCGGGAGGAGGCCCTAACGGCCACGCAGGAAGCGGTGGAACTCTACCGCCAGCTGGCCGCCCAACACCCCCAGGCCTTCCTCCCCGACCTGGCATCAAGCCTCACCAACCTGGGCGCGATGCTCTCCGAGTTGGGCCGGCGGGAGGAGGCCCTGCAGGTCATCCAAGAAGCGGTGGAACTCTACCGCCAGCTGGCCGTCCAACACCCCCAGGCCTTCCTCCCCAAC is from Thermoflexus hugenholtzii JAD2 and encodes:
- a CDS encoding tetratricopeptide repeat protein — protein: MAGSLHNLGARLSELGRREEALTATQEAVELYRQLAAQHPQAFLPDLASSLTNLGAMLSELGRREEALQVIQEAVELYRQLAVQHPQAFLPN